In the Choloepus didactylus isolate mChoDid1 chromosome 5, mChoDid1.pri, whole genome shotgun sequence genome, one interval contains:
- the LOC119533904 gene encoding ATP-binding cassette sub-family F member 2 gives MPSDLAKKKAAKKKEAAKARQRPRKGHEENGDAVTEPQVAEEKNEEANGRETTEVDLLTKELEDFEMKKAAARAVTGVLASHPNSTDVHIINLSLTFHGQELLSDTKLELNSGRRYGLIGLNGIGKSMLLSAIGKREVPIPEHIDIYHLTREMPPSDKTPLQCVMEVDTERAMLEKEAERLAHEDAECEKLMELYERLEELDADKAEMRASRILHGLGFTPTMQRKKLKDFSGGWRMRVALARALFIRPFMLLLDEPTNHLDLDACVWLEEELKTFKRILVLVSHSQDFLNGVCTNIIHMHNRKLKYYTGNYDQYVKTRLELEENQMKRFHWEQDQIAHMKNYIARFGHGSAKLARQAQSKEKTLQKMMASGLTERVVSDKTLSFYFPPCGKIPPPVIMVQNVSFKYTKDGPCIYNNLEFGIDLDTRVALVGPNGAGKSTLLKLLTGELLPTDGMIRKHSHVKIGRYHQHLQEQLDLDLSPLEYMMKCYPEIKEKEEMRKIIGRYGLTGKQQVSPIRNLSDGQKCRVCLAWLAWQNPHMLFLDEPTNHLDIETIDALADAINEFEGGMMLVSHDFRLIQQVAQEIWVCEKQTITKWPGDILAYKEHLKSKLVDEEPQLTKRTHNV, from the exons ATGCCCTCTGACCTGGCCAAGAAGAAGGCAGCCAAAAAGAAGGAAGCTGCCAAAGCTCGACAGCGGCCCAGAAAGGGGCACGAAGAAAACGGGGATGCTGTTACAGAACCACAAGTGgcagaggagaaaaatgaggagGCCAATGGCAGAGAGACAACAG AAGTGGATTTGCTGACCAAGGAGCTAGAGGACTTTGAGATGAAGAAGGCTGCTGCTCGAGCTGTCACTGGTGTTCTAGCCTCTCACCCCAACAGTACTGATGTCCACATTATCAACCTCTCACTCACCTTTCATGGTCAAGAGCTGCTTAGTGACACCAAACTGGAATTAAACTCAGGCCGTCGCTATGGTCTTATTGGCTTAAATGGAATTG GAAAGTCCATGCTGCTCTCTGCTATTGGGAAACGTGAAGTGCCCATCCCTGAGCACATTGACATCTACCATCTGACTCGAGAGATGCCCCCTAGTGACAAGACACCCTTGCAGTGTGTGATGGAAGTTGACACAGAAAGGGCCATGCTGGAGAAGGAGGCTGAGCGGCTGGCTCATGAGGATG CGGAGTGTGAGAAACTAATGGAACTATATGAACGCCTGGAGGAGCTGGATGCTGACAAGGCAGAGATGAGGGCTTCACGGATCTTGCACGGACTGGGTTTCACACCTACCATGCAGCGCAAGAAGCTAAAAGACTTCAGTGGGGGCTGGAGGATGAGGGTTGCCCTTGCCAG AGCCCTCTTTATTCGACCCTTCATGCTGCTCCTGGACGAGCCCACCAACCACTTGGACCTAGATGCTTGTGTGTGGTTGGAAGAAGAGCTCAAGAC TTTTAAGCGCATCTTGGTCCTCGTCTCCCATTCCCAAGATTTTCTGAATGGTGTCTGTACCAACATCATTCACATGCACAACAGGAAACTGAAATATTATACG GGTAATTATGATCAGTATGTGAAGACGCGACTGGAGCTGGAGGAGAACCAGATGAAGAGGTTTCACTGGGAGCAAGATCAGATAGCTCACATGAAG AACTACATTGCTAGGTTTGGTCATGGCAGTGCCAAGCTGGCTCGGCAGGCCCAGAGCAAGGAAAAGACGCTACAGAAAATGATGGCATCAGGACTGACAGAGAGGGTTGTGAGCGACAAG ACATTGTCATTTTATTTCCCACCATGTGGCAAGATCCCTCCACCCGTCATTATGGTGCAAAATGTGAGCTTCAAGTATACAAAAGATGGG CCTTGCATCTACAACAATCTAGAATTTGGTATTGACCTTGATACACGAGTGGCTCTCGTAGGGCCTAATGGAGCAGGAAAATCAACTCTTTTGAAGCTGCTAACTGGAGAG cTACTGCCCACAGACGGGATGATCCGAAAACACTCTCATGTCAAGATAGGGCGTTACCATCAG CATTTACAAGAGCAGCTGGACTTAGATCTCTCACCTTTGGAGTACATGATGAAGTGCTACCCTGAGatcaaggagaaggaagaaatgaggaagatcaTTGGGCGATATGGTCTCACTGGAAAACAGCAG GTGAGCCCAATCCGGAACCTGTCAGATGGGCAGAAGTGCCGAGTATGTTTAGCCTGGCTGGCCTGGCAAAACCCCCACATGCTCTTCCTGGACGAGCCCACCAATCACCTGGATATTGAGACCATTGATGCACTGGCAGATGCCATCAATGAGTTTGAGGGTGGCATGATGCTAGTCAGCCATGATTTCAGGCTCATTCAGCAG GTTGCACAAGAAATTTGGGTCTGTGAGAAGCAGACAATCACCAAGTGGCCTGGAGACATCCTGGCTTACAAAGAGCACCTCAAGTCCAAGCTGGTTGATGAGGAGCCCCAGCTCACCAAGAGGACCCACAACGTGTGA
- the CHPF2 gene encoding chondroitin sulfate glucuronyltransferase isoform X2 — translation MGGLATMRLSSLLALLRPALPLILGLSLGCSLSLLRVSWIQGEGEEPCVEAVGELGGPQNPDSRTRLDQSDEDFKPRIIPYYRDPNKPYKKVLRTRYIQTELGSRERLLVAVLTSRTTLSTLAVAVNRTVAHHFPRLLYFTGQRGARAPAGMQVVSHGDERPAWLMSETLRHLHTHFGADYDWFFIMQDDTYVQAPRLAALAGHLSINQDLYLGRSEEFIGAGEQARYCHGGFGYLLSRSLLLRLRPHLDGCRGDILSTRPDEWLGRCLIDSLGIGCVSQHQAQIRNLTMLTPEGEAGLSWPIGLPAPFTPHSRFEVLGWDYFTEQHTFSCVDGAPKCPLQGASRADVGDAVETALEQLNRRYQPRLRFQKQRLLNGYRRFDPARGMEYTLDLLLEAVTQRGHRRALARRVSLLRPLSRVEILPMPYVTEATRVQLVLPLLVAEAAAAPAFLEAFATSVLEPREHALLTLLLVYGPREGGRGAPDPFLRVKAAAAELERRYPGTRLAWLAVWAEAPSQVRLMDVISKKHPVDTLFFLTTVWTRPGPEVLNRCRMNAISGWQAFFPVHFQEFNPTLSPQRSPPGPPGAGPDPPSSPGADSSRGSSVGGRFDRQASAEGCFYNADYLAARARLASELAGQEEEEALEGLEVMDVFLRFSGLHLFRAVEPGLVQKFSLRDCSPRLSEELYHRCRLSNLEGLGGRAQLAMTLFEQEQANST, via the exons ATGGGAGGGCTGGCCACCATGCGACTGAGCTCCCTTTTGGCTCTGCTGCGGCCAGCACTGCCCCTCATTCTCGGGCTGTCTCTGGGATGCAGCCTGAGCCTCTTGCGGGTTTCCTGGATCCAGGGTGAGGGAGAAGAACCCTGTGTAGAGGCTGTGGGAGAGCTGGGAGGGCCACAGAATCCAGATTCAAGAACTCGGCTGGACCAAAGTGATGAAGACTTCAAACCCCGGATTATCCCCTACTACAGGGATCCCAACAAGCCCTACAAGAAGGTGCTCAG GACTCGGTACATCCAGACAGAGCTGGGCTCCCGTGAGCGGTTGCTTGTGGCTGTCCTGACTTCCCGAACCACGCTGTCCACTCTGGCCGTGGCTGTGAACCGCACAGTGGCCCACCACTTCCCTCGGTTACTCTACTTCACTGGGCAGCGAGGGGCCCGGGCTCCAGCAGGAATGCAGGTTGTATCTCATGGGGATGAGCGGCCAGCCTGGCTCATGTCAGAGACCCTGCGCCACCTTCATACACACTTTGGGGCCGACTATGACTGGTTCTTCATAATGCAGGATGACACATATGTGCAGGCCCCCCGCCTGGCAGCCCTTGCTGGCCACCTCAGTATCAATCAAGACCTGTACTTGGGCCGGTCTGAAGAGTTCATTGGTGCCGGGGAGCAGGCCCGGTACTGTCATGGTGGCTTTGGCTACCTGTTATCACGGAGTCTCCTGCTTCGATTACGGCCGCATCTTGATGGCTGCCGTGGAGACATTCTCAGCACCCGTCCTGATGAATGGCTCGGCCGCTGTCTTATCGACTCTCTGGGGATTGGCTGTGTCTCCCAGCACCAG GCTCAGATCCGGAACCTGACAATGCTGACTCCTGAGGGGGAGGCAGGTCTGAGCTGGCCCATTGGGCTACCAGCTCCTTTCACACCACACTCTCGTTTTGAGGTGCTGGGCTGGGACTACTTCACAGAGCAGCATACCTTCTCCTGTGTAGATGGGGCTCCCAAGTGTCCACTGCAAGGAGCTAGCAGAGCGGATGTAGGTGATGCTGTGGAGACTGCCTTGGAGCAGCTGAATCGGCGCTATCAGCCCCGCCTGCGCTTCCAGAAACAGCGGCTACTCAACGGCTATCGGCGCTTTGATCCAGCCCGGGGCATGGAGTACACGCTGGACTTGCTGTTGGAAGCTGTGACTCAGCGGGGACACCGGCGGGCACTGGCCCGCAGGGTCAGCCTGCTGCGGCCACTGAGCCGTGTGGAAATCTTACCTATGCCCTATGTCACTGAGGCCACCCGTGTGCAGCTGGTGTTGCCACTCCTGGTGGCCGAAGCTGCTGCAGCCCCTGCTTTCCTTGAGGCCTTTGCAACCAGTGTTCTGGAGCCACGAGAACATGCATTGCTAACCCTGTTGCTTGTCTATGGGCCACGGGAAGGTGGCCGAGGGGCCCCAGACCCATTTCTCAGGGTGAAGGCTGCAGCAGCTGAGTTAGAGCGGCGGTACCCTGGGACAAGGCTGGCCTGGCTCGCTGTGTGGGCTGAGGCCCCTTCCCAGGTGCGGCTCATGGATGTTATCTCGAAAAAGCACCCAGTGGACACCCTCTTTTTCCTTACTACTGTGTGGACGAGGCCTGGGCCCGAAGTCCTCAACCGCTGCCGCATGAATGCCATCTCAGGCTGGCAAGCCTTCTTTCCGGTCCATTTCCAGGAGTTTAACCCCACCCTGTCACCACAGAGATCACCCCCAGGGCCTCCGGGGGCTGGCCCTGACCCCCCATCCTCTCCTGGTGCTGACTCTTCCCGTGGGTCTTCCGTAGGGGGCAGATTTGACCGACAGGCTTCTGCTGAGGGCTGCTTCTACAATGCAGACTACCTGGCGGCACGAGCTCGGCTGGCTAGTGAACTGGCAGGCCAGGAAGAGGAGGAAGCCCTGGAGGGGCTGGAGGTGATGGATGTTTTCCTCCGGTTCTCAGGGCTCCACCTCTTTCGAGCCGTAGAGCCAGGGCTGGTGCAGAAGTTCTCACTGCGGGACTGTAGCCCACGGCTCAGCGAGGAACTCTACCACCGTTGCCGCCTCAGCAACCTGGAAGGGCTGGGGGGCCGTGCCCAGCTTGCCATGACTCTGTTTGAGCAGGAGCAAGCCAACAGCACTTAG
- the CHPF2 gene encoding chondroitin sulfate glucuronyltransferase isoform X1 has protein sequence MGGLATMRLSSLLALLRPALPLILGLSLGCSLSLLRVSWIQGEGEEPCVEAVGELGGPQNPDSRTRLDQSDEDFKPRIIPYYRDPNKPYKKVLRTRYIQTELGSRERLLVAVLTSRTTLSTLAVAVNRTVAHHFPRLLYFTGQRGARAPAGMQVVSHGDERPAWLMSETLRHLHTHFGADYDWFFIMQDDTYVQAPRLAALAGHLSINQDLYLGRSEEFIGAGEQARYCHGGFGYLLSRSLLLRLRPHLDGCRGDILSTRPDEWLGRCLIDSLGIGCVSQHQGQQYRSFELAKNRDPEKEGSPSFLSAFTVHPVSEGTLMYRLHKRFSALELDRAYSEIEQLQAQIRNLTMLTPEGEAGLSWPIGLPAPFTPHSRFEVLGWDYFTEQHTFSCVDGAPKCPLQGASRADVGDAVETALEQLNRRYQPRLRFQKQRLLNGYRRFDPARGMEYTLDLLLEAVTQRGHRRALARRVSLLRPLSRVEILPMPYVTEATRVQLVLPLLVAEAAAAPAFLEAFATSVLEPREHALLTLLLVYGPREGGRGAPDPFLRVKAAAAELERRYPGTRLAWLAVWAEAPSQVRLMDVISKKHPVDTLFFLTTVWTRPGPEVLNRCRMNAISGWQAFFPVHFQEFNPTLSPQRSPPGPPGAGPDPPSSPGADSSRGSSVGGRFDRQASAEGCFYNADYLAARARLASELAGQEEEEALEGLEVMDVFLRFSGLHLFRAVEPGLVQKFSLRDCSPRLSEELYHRCRLSNLEGLGGRAQLAMTLFEQEQANST, from the exons ATGGGAGGGCTGGCCACCATGCGACTGAGCTCCCTTTTGGCTCTGCTGCGGCCAGCACTGCCCCTCATTCTCGGGCTGTCTCTGGGATGCAGCCTGAGCCTCTTGCGGGTTTCCTGGATCCAGGGTGAGGGAGAAGAACCCTGTGTAGAGGCTGTGGGAGAGCTGGGAGGGCCACAGAATCCAGATTCAAGAACTCGGCTGGACCAAAGTGATGAAGACTTCAAACCCCGGATTATCCCCTACTACAGGGATCCCAACAAGCCCTACAAGAAGGTGCTCAG GACTCGGTACATCCAGACAGAGCTGGGCTCCCGTGAGCGGTTGCTTGTGGCTGTCCTGACTTCCCGAACCACGCTGTCCACTCTGGCCGTGGCTGTGAACCGCACAGTGGCCCACCACTTCCCTCGGTTACTCTACTTCACTGGGCAGCGAGGGGCCCGGGCTCCAGCAGGAATGCAGGTTGTATCTCATGGGGATGAGCGGCCAGCCTGGCTCATGTCAGAGACCCTGCGCCACCTTCATACACACTTTGGGGCCGACTATGACTGGTTCTTCATAATGCAGGATGACACATATGTGCAGGCCCCCCGCCTGGCAGCCCTTGCTGGCCACCTCAGTATCAATCAAGACCTGTACTTGGGCCGGTCTGAAGAGTTCATTGGTGCCGGGGAGCAGGCCCGGTACTGTCATGGTGGCTTTGGCTACCTGTTATCACGGAGTCTCCTGCTTCGATTACGGCCGCATCTTGATGGCTGCCGTGGAGACATTCTCAGCACCCGTCCTGATGAATGGCTCGGCCGCTGTCTTATCGACTCTCTGGGGATTGGCTGTGTCTCCCAGCACCAG GGGCAGCAGTATCGCTCATTTGAACTGGCCAAAAATAGGGACCCTGAGAAGGAGGGGAGCCCGTCTTTCCTGAGTGCCTTTACAGTGCACCCTGTCTCCGAGGGAACCCTCATGTACCGGTTACACAAACGCTTCAGTGCCCTGGAGTTGGATCGGGCTTACAGTGAAATAGAACAACTGCAG GCTCAGATCCGGAACCTGACAATGCTGACTCCTGAGGGGGAGGCAGGTCTGAGCTGGCCCATTGGGCTACCAGCTCCTTTCACACCACACTCTCGTTTTGAGGTGCTGGGCTGGGACTACTTCACAGAGCAGCATACCTTCTCCTGTGTAGATGGGGCTCCCAAGTGTCCACTGCAAGGAGCTAGCAGAGCGGATGTAGGTGATGCTGTGGAGACTGCCTTGGAGCAGCTGAATCGGCGCTATCAGCCCCGCCTGCGCTTCCAGAAACAGCGGCTACTCAACGGCTATCGGCGCTTTGATCCAGCCCGGGGCATGGAGTACACGCTGGACTTGCTGTTGGAAGCTGTGACTCAGCGGGGACACCGGCGGGCACTGGCCCGCAGGGTCAGCCTGCTGCGGCCACTGAGCCGTGTGGAAATCTTACCTATGCCCTATGTCACTGAGGCCACCCGTGTGCAGCTGGTGTTGCCACTCCTGGTGGCCGAAGCTGCTGCAGCCCCTGCTTTCCTTGAGGCCTTTGCAACCAGTGTTCTGGAGCCACGAGAACATGCATTGCTAACCCTGTTGCTTGTCTATGGGCCACGGGAAGGTGGCCGAGGGGCCCCAGACCCATTTCTCAGGGTGAAGGCTGCAGCAGCTGAGTTAGAGCGGCGGTACCCTGGGACAAGGCTGGCCTGGCTCGCTGTGTGGGCTGAGGCCCCTTCCCAGGTGCGGCTCATGGATGTTATCTCGAAAAAGCACCCAGTGGACACCCTCTTTTTCCTTACTACTGTGTGGACGAGGCCTGGGCCCGAAGTCCTCAACCGCTGCCGCATGAATGCCATCTCAGGCTGGCAAGCCTTCTTTCCGGTCCATTTCCAGGAGTTTAACCCCACCCTGTCACCACAGAGATCACCCCCAGGGCCTCCGGGGGCTGGCCCTGACCCCCCATCCTCTCCTGGTGCTGACTCTTCCCGTGGGTCTTCCGTAGGGGGCAGATTTGACCGACAGGCTTCTGCTGAGGGCTGCTTCTACAATGCAGACTACCTGGCGGCACGAGCTCGGCTGGCTAGTGAACTGGCAGGCCAGGAAGAGGAGGAAGCCCTGGAGGGGCTGGAGGTGATGGATGTTTTCCTCCGGTTCTCAGGGCTCCACCTCTTTCGAGCCGTAGAGCCAGGGCTGGTGCAGAAGTTCTCACTGCGGGACTGTAGCCCACGGCTCAGCGAGGAACTCTACCACCGTTGCCGCCTCAGCAACCTGGAAGGGCTGGGGGGCCGTGCCCAGCTTGCCATGACTCTGTTTGAGCAGGAGCAAGCCAACAGCACTTAG